In the Mytilus galloprovincialis chromosome 10, xbMytGall1.hap1.1, whole genome shotgun sequence genome, one interval contains:
- the LOC143047988 gene encoding uncharacterized protein LOC143047988 has translation MTDRSKALVFRLNDHGQGPEIIRQMFLERGWIEFDEIQQEDEDWNIWWRTSRFRNCDYDFLQSWQRLNHYPKSVGITKKDCLARNLKRMKGVHGTGVYNFSPIAFNLPNDYTRYVAEYGRLKQQQNDGKSLLWICKPADMSRGRGIFLFRDISELQYDCNAVVQRYIAKPMLIGGYKFDLRIYVAVPSFHPLSVYIYEEGIVRFSTEKYDLNTLNNVFAHLTNTSINKHSPSYTTDKEYIGPGCKWTLTQLRHYFHQNNINDNVLWIRILNIIILTILIQAPQVPKCTNCFELYGFDVLIDENLKPWLLEVNFSPSLSADCQVDMIVKKPLLHDIIQLMNFKESDVLRGGEKLKRQSTRIKGNETIDRYASSSRLSHHSSIQRGSSFHKNISSLSKQSTVERELASYIEQDSDEIKIKVKGDECLGLPLVNTKEDSRPNSGSSGISSSHSDLRQGHEEVHKPIKNSIKRSKSADTRSNYDETVGSREKVKFYIGQKRIDDNNNVSKNTTVNNIRVPRSAVTRESSSRYPRIDRQTTSSSFASKSEGLISHRHEKGSIKSSATSDSAISSFSGSSENSDLISLPVESMKATPRLLSQRQNIVPAVEVSASNSNTSVTESSQTMKIKSLRPNGNSSTFRKISALGVSNTPSQLNSNRSRSRMQTNISNSSVSNLPNVSYKKLQASTPVPKTTITPRHGSIPRNISRNPVSKYYGNNGRNSSQANINLTRSQLFVSNSPTQSQTIRSSLQSNSRDLGQRNTNNSRLSIRRDSLHSKHPVRPRLKGPAPIVGDFFLGFPFSEISLKAANTTLDAHVVVKETQRLLKEALVKVDKISGDIKVGGHLPYGASEWERRLWGPVKPQEENS, from the coding sequence ATGACTGACAGGTCCAAGGCATTGGTGTTCAGACTCAACGATCATGGACAGGGACCAGAAATTATTCGTCAGATGTTCCTTGAAAGAGGATGGATAGAGTTTGATGAAATACAACAAGAAGATGAAGATTGGAATATATGGTGGAGGACATCACGTTTTCGTAACTGTGATTACGATTTCCTGCAGTCATGGCAAAGATTAAATCATTACCCAAAGTCTGTTGGCATAACAAAGAAAGATTGTTTGGCGAGGAATTTGAAAAGAATGAAAGGAGTACATGGTACAGGGGTTTATAATTTTAGTCCTATTGCTTTCAACTTGCCAAATGATTATACACGTTATGTTGCAGAGTATGGAAGGctgaaacaacaacaaaatgatGGCAAGTCCTTACTGTGGATATGTAAACCTGCAGACATGTCTAGAGGAAGGGGAATATTTCTGTTCCGAGACATTTCTGAGCTTCAGTATGATTGTAATGCAGTTGTACAACGATATATAGCAAAACCAATGCTAATTGGTGGATATAAATTTGACCTCCGCATTTATGTAGCAGTGCCATCATTTCACCCATTGTCCGTTTACATCTATGAAGAAGGTATAGTGAGATTTAGCACAGAAAAATATGATCTAAATACATTAAATAACGTATTTGCTCATCTGACAAACACATCAATTAATAAGCATAGTCCATCCTATACTACTGACAAGGAGTATATTGGCCCCGGTTGCAAATGGACACTTACACAATTGCGTCATTATTTTCATCAaaacaatatcaatgacaatgtctTATGGATAcgaattttaaatattattatactaACCATACTGATTCAAGCTCCACAAGTGCCAAAATGTACAAACTGTTTTGAACTTTATGGATTTGATGTTCTTATTGATGAGAACCTGAAACCATGGTTACTTGAGGTTAATTTTAGTCCTTCACTTAGTGCTGACTGCCAGGTTGACATGATCGTCAAAAAACCACTTCTACATGACATTATTCAGTTGATGAATTTCAAAGAATCTGATGTTTTGAGAGGGGGAGAGAAATTAAAGCGGCAAAGTACTAGGATAAAAGGCAATGAAACAATAGATAGGTATGCTTCTAGCAGTCGATTAAGCCACCATAGTTCAATACAGAGAGGGTCATCGTTTCACAAAAACATTAGTAGTCTTAGCAAACAGTCAACTGTAGAGAGAGAACTGGCATCATACATAGAACAGGATtctgatgaaattaaaataaaggtAAAGGGAGACGAATGTCTAGGACTTCCATTAGTTAACACTAAAGAGGATAGTCGTCCAAATTCTGGTAGTTCTGGTATTTCTAGTTCACATAGCGATCTGAGACAAGGTCATGAGGAAGTTCATAAACCaataaaaaattctataaaaCGTTCAAAAAGTGCTGATACAAGAAGTAATTATGATGAAACTGTTGGGTCTCGAGAAAAGGTAAAATTCTATATAGGTCAAAAGAGAATTGACGATAATAACAATGTGTCAAAAAATACAACTGTTAACAATATCCGAGTTCCTCGTAGTGCTGTCACTCGTGAATCTAGTTCAAGATACCCAAGAATTGATCGTCAAACTACATCATCATCTTTTGCCAGTAAGTCTGAAGGGTTAATATCACATAGACATGAGAAAGGCTCAATAAAAAGTTCTGCCACTTCAGACAGTGCAATTTCCAGTTTTTCTGGATCAAGTGAAAACTCAGACTTGATATCGTTGCCAGTAGAATCAATGAAAGCTACACCAAGACTTTTATCTCAGAGACAGAATATTGTTCCTGCTGTAGAAGTTTCAGCATCAAATAGTAATACATCTGTAACAGAATCTAGTCAAACCATGAAAATCAAGTCGCTACGACCTAATGGAAACTCATCAACTTTTCGTAAAATATCTGCTCTTGGTGTAAGTAATACACCATCTCAGCTGAATTCAAACAGAAGTCGCAGCAGGATGCAAACAAATATTAGTAATTCTTCTGTATCTAATCTACCAAATGTTAGTTATAAGAAATTGCAAGCCAGTACACCTGTTCCAAAAACAACCATAACACCGAGACATGGTAGTATTCCACGAAATATTTCTAGAAATCCTGTATCAAAATACTATGGTAACAATGGAAGAAATTCTTCACAAGCTAACATTAATCTTACACGATCACAATTGTTTGTGTCTAATTCTCCAACGCAATCACAGACAATTAGGTCATCACTACAAAGTAACAGTAGAGACTTGGGTCAACGGAATACCAACAATTCTCGTTTGAGTATAAGGAGAGATTCACTCCACAGTAAACATCCTGTCAGGCCAAGATTGAAAGGCCCAGCACCTATAGTTGGGGACTTCTTTCTAGGATTTCCTTTTAGTGAAATTTCACTAAAAGCAGCAAACACAACGCTAGATGCTCATGTTGTAGTAAAAGAGACACAAAGACTTCTGAAGGAAGCATTAGTAAAAGTAGATAAAATATCAGGTGATATTAAAGTGGGTGGACATCTCCCTTATGGTGCCTCAGAATGGGAAAGGAGACTTTGGGGACCAGTCAAACCTCAAGAAGAGAACAGTTGA